Proteins co-encoded in one Leucobacter exalbidus genomic window:
- the recR gene encoding recombination mediator RecR → MYDGIVQDLIDEFGRLPGIGPKSAQRIAFHILQTQSFDVSRLALLLTEVRSRAKFCEVCGNITESERCSICSDARRDQTIICVVEESKDVVAIERTRQFRGLYHVLGGAISPIDGIGPDDLSIPALLRRIGESEIREVILATDPNLEGEATAAYLSRLLTTIEVPVSRLASGLPVGGDLEFADEVTLGRAFEGRRKVE, encoded by the coding sequence GTGTACGACGGCATTGTGCAAGACCTGATCGACGAATTCGGCCGACTTCCTGGCATTGGGCCGAAATCGGCTCAGCGTATTGCGTTTCATATTCTGCAGACGCAGAGCTTTGATGTTTCGCGCCTCGCGCTGCTGCTCACCGAGGTGCGCAGCCGCGCCAAATTCTGCGAGGTATGCGGCAACATCACCGAGAGCGAGCGGTGCTCGATCTGCAGTGACGCGCGCCGTGACCAGACCATTATTTGCGTCGTTGAAGAATCAAAAGACGTGGTGGCGATCGAACGCACCCGGCAATTTCGCGGGCTCTACCACGTGCTCGGCGGCGCCATCAGCCCGATCGACGGCATCGGCCCCGATGACCTCTCGATCCCGGCGCTGCTGCGCCGCATCGGAGAATCAGAGATTCGTGAGGTGATCCTCGCGACCGACCCCAACCTTGAGGGCGAAGCCACCGCGGCCTACCTGTCGCGGCTGCTCACCACCATTGAGGTGCCGGTGTCTCGCCTGGCGTCGGGCCTGCCAGTAGGCGGCGACCTCGAGTTCGCAGACGAAGTGACACTCGGGCGCGCATTCGAAGGGCGCCGCAAGGTCGAATAG
- a CDS encoding aspartate kinase, with protein sequence MALIVQKFGGSSLADAESVKRVAKRIVETRRAGNEVVVAVSAMGDTTDELLDLAAECTPIPAPRELDMLLTAGERISMALLAMTIKGMGIEALSFTGSQAGMITTAEHGAAKIVDVTPGRVREALDQGAVAIVAGFQGFNRDSRDITTLGRGGSDTTAVALAAALDADVCEIFTDVDGIFTTDPRVVAKARKIDAITAEEMLELAASGAKVLHLRAVEYARRHGVVLHVRSSFSGEEGTIVYDPSKGHPKGDLVEDSIITGIAAEKSEAKITVGGVPDIPGKAAQIFDIVAKTKANIDMIVQNVSAAHTNRTDISFTLPLGDGKRVIDALEAEREVLEFEALQYDDQIAKVAVVGAGMRTNSGVSAKLFRTLFEAGINIEMISTSEIRISVVTRADVMDKAVQVLHTAFGLDAETTATVYAGTGR encoded by the coding sequence GTGGCTTTGATCGTACAGAAGTTCGGGGGTTCGTCACTCGCTGACGCCGAGAGCGTCAAGCGGGTTGCGAAGCGCATCGTTGAGACTCGCAGGGCAGGCAATGAAGTAGTCGTAGCGGTGAGCGCCATGGGCGACACCACCGACGAGCTGCTTGACCTCGCGGCAGAGTGCACGCCGATTCCGGCGCCACGAGAGCTCGACATGCTGCTCACCGCTGGCGAACGTATCTCGATGGCACTGCTTGCCATGACTATCAAGGGCATGGGTATCGAAGCCCTGTCGTTCACGGGTAGCCAGGCCGGCATGATTACTACCGCTGAACACGGCGCGGCAAAGATTGTTGATGTCACCCCGGGGCGTGTGCGCGAAGCACTCGACCAGGGCGCCGTCGCCATCGTCGCAGGTTTTCAGGGTTTCAACCGTGACTCACGCGACATCACAACGCTCGGCCGCGGTGGTTCTGACACCACCGCCGTCGCGCTCGCGGCAGCGCTCGACGCCGACGTGTGTGAAATTTTCACCGACGTCGACGGCATTTTCACGACCGACCCCCGCGTCGTCGCGAAGGCCCGCAAAATTGATGCGATCACGGCCGAAGAAATGCTTGAGCTTGCTGCCTCAGGCGCGAAGGTGCTGCACCTGCGCGCCGTAGAGTACGCGCGCCGTCACGGCGTTGTACTGCATGTTCGTTCCTCTTTCTCAGGCGAAGAGGGCACCATTGTTTATGACCCGTCTAAGGGTCACCCGAAGGGAGATCTCGTGGAAGACTCGATCATCACCGGTATCGCTGCTGAGAAGAGCGAAGCGAAGATTACCGTCGGCGGAGTTCCAGATATTCCGGGCAAGGCCGCACAGATTTTTGACATCGTCGCAAAGACGAAGGCCAACATCGACATGATCGTGCAGAACGTGTCGGCGGCACACACCAACCGCACCGACATCTCGTTCACGCTGCCCCTGGGCGACGGCAAGCGCGTCATCGACGCTCTCGAGGCCGAGCGCGAAGTTCTCGAGTTTGAGGCGCTGCAGTACGACGATCAGATCGCCAAGGTCGCGGTCGTGGGCGCTGGCATGCGCACCAACTCGGGTGTGTCAGCCAAGCTGTTCCGCACCCTGTTCGAGGCCGGCATCAACATCGAGATGATCTCAACCTCTGAGATTCGGATCTCGGTAGTAACCCGTGCCGACGTCATGGACAAGGCCGTGCAGGTGCTGCACACCGCGTTCGGTCTCGACGCAGAAACTACCGCCACCGTTTACGCGGGCACCGGTCGCTAA
- a CDS encoding aspartate-semialdehyde dehydrogenase — MTAQQGLSIAVVGATGQVGAVMRRLLIEREFPIRTIRFFSSARSAGTTLEFNGEQITVEDVATADKSGIDIALFSAGGTPSKLYAEEFAAAGATVIDNSSAWRLDPEVPLVVSEVNPHAIDEAVKGIIANPNCTTMAAMPVMKALHNEAGLERLIVTTFQAVSGSGLAGARELAGQAIAAVEAGGLEGLVHDGQAVTFPAPQVYTKTIAFDVLPLAGSIVDDGEGETDEEKKLRNESRKILELPELLVSGTCVRVPVFTGHSLSINAEFANAITADRAREVLAAAPGVELSDVPTPLEAAGKDPSFVGRIREDQSAPAGRGLTLFISNDNLRKGAALNAVQIAELVAAKKLAA; from the coding sequence ATGACTGCACAGCAGGGTCTTTCGATCGCCGTCGTCGGCGCTACCGGACAGGTCGGCGCAGTGATGCGTCGCCTCCTCATTGAGCGCGAATTTCCGATTCGTACTATTCGTTTCTTCTCGAGCGCACGCTCGGCAGGCACCACCCTCGAGTTCAACGGCGAGCAGATCACCGTTGAAGACGTCGCCACGGCCGACAAGTCGGGCATCGACATCGCGCTGTTCTCGGCGGGCGGCACCCCCTCGAAGCTCTACGCTGAGGAATTCGCGGCAGCTGGCGCAACCGTGATCGATAACTCGAGCGCGTGGCGTCTCGACCCCGAGGTTCCTCTTGTGGTCAGCGAGGTCAACCCGCACGCGATTGACGAGGCCGTCAAGGGCATCATCGCGAACCCCAACTGCACGACGATGGCAGCGATGCCCGTCATGAAGGCGCTCCACAACGAAGCCGGCCTCGAACGCCTCATCGTGACGACCTTCCAGGCCGTGTCTGGCTCAGGACTTGCGGGCGCCCGCGAGCTCGCTGGCCAGGCCATTGCCGCGGTCGAGGCCGGTGGCCTCGAGGGGCTCGTGCACGACGGCCAGGCGGTAACCTTCCCCGCACCCCAGGTGTACACCAAGACCATCGCGTTTGATGTGCTGCCGCTCGCCGGCTCCATCGTCGACGACGGCGAGGGTGAAACCGACGAAGAGAAGAAGCTGCGCAACGAGAGCCGCAAGATTCTCGAACTGCCTGAGCTGCTGGTCTCGGGCACCTGCGTGCGCGTGCCCGTGTTCACCGGCCACTCGCTGTCGATCAACGCTGAGTTCGCAAACGCGATCACGGCAGATCGCGCCCGCGAGGTGCTCGCGGCGGCTCCTGGCGTCGAACTGAGCGACGTACCCACCCCGCTCGAAGCTGCCGGCAAGGATCCCTCATTTGTGGGCCGGATCCGCGAAGATCAGTCAGCTCCGGCCGGCCGCGGCCTCACGCTGTTCATCTCGAACGACAACCTGCGTAAGGGTGCCGCGCTGAACGCGGTGCAGATCGCAGAGCTCGTCGCCGCGAAGAAGCTCGCGGCGTAA
- a CDS encoding metallophosphoesterase has product MASSLKPAAVALGAAAAGVAVWSTLIERQLFTVRRHTLPVLPSGAAPLRVLHLSDLHLAPWQARKIDWVRSLAELAPDLVVLTGDLMGHLQVRGALLYALKPLIEAAPTVFVHGSNDYYGPMLKNPVKYLLEPSRLSTRTPDIDNRALTAGLEDLGAINLNNRAAALTLRDTDIELLGLNDPHIRYDDVNRMRESLAELETNAAATPPVRFGVVHAPYQEPLGHLLDDRAAVIFAGHTHGGQVRVPGVGALTANCDLPTAQARGLSVWHDAHHAAFLNVSAGLGNSIYAPVRFACRPEASLLTLEAAH; this is encoded by the coding sequence ATGGCGTCTAGCTTGAAGCCCGCCGCAGTAGCTCTCGGAGCTGCTGCGGCGGGCGTCGCCGTCTGGTCCACTCTGATTGAGCGTCAGCTCTTCACGGTGCGCCGGCACACGTTGCCGGTGCTGCCCTCGGGCGCGGCCCCCTTGCGGGTGCTGCACCTGTCCGATCTGCACTTGGCCCCGTGGCAGGCCCGCAAAATCGATTGGGTGCGCTCGCTCGCCGAGCTGGCCCCCGATCTCGTGGTGCTCACGGGCGACCTTATGGGGCACCTGCAGGTGCGGGGCGCACTGCTGTACGCGCTCAAACCACTCATTGAGGCTGCACCGACCGTGTTCGTGCACGGTTCGAACGATTACTACGGCCCGATGTTGAAGAACCCGGTGAAGTATCTGCTGGAGCCCAGTCGCTTGTCGACGCGCACCCCAGACATCGATAACCGTGCGCTGACGGCCGGTCTCGAAGACCTGGGCGCGATCAACCTCAATAACCGGGCTGCGGCGCTCACGCTGCGGGACACCGATATTGAGCTGCTGGGGCTGAACGATCCCCACATTCGCTACGACGACGTGAACCGCATGCGCGAGAGCCTGGCCGAGCTTGAGACGAACGCGGCCGCAACGCCGCCCGTACGCTTCGGAGTCGTCCATGCGCCGTACCAGGAGCCCCTGGGGCATCTGCTCGATGACCGTGCGGCGGTGATCTTCGCGGGTCACACCCACGGCGGCCAGGTACGCGTGCCCGGCGTCGGGGCGTTGACGGCGAACTGTGACCTGCCCACGGCGCAGGCACGCGGGCTGAGCGTCTGGCATGACGCGCACCACGCGGCGTTCCTCAACGTCAGTGCGGGGCTGGGCAACTCAATCTATGCGCCGGTGCGTTTTGCGTGCCGCCCAGAGGCGAGCCTGTTGACCCTCGAGGCTGCGCACTAA
- a CDS encoding transglycosylase domain-containing protein — MTRQTSSSSRVRTVKPRTAGGALGGIIGALAMSLIAGVLVTAAVTPVVAISGISAGSAIDIFEKLPNHLNPSRLAEPSTLYATSADGQQLKLAEFYDQDRETVQWDDIPQFVKDATVAEEDPRFYTHGGVDVLATARAVLQNAAGQNLSGASTVTMQYVRNVLIQESIAIPDPEEQTAAYKKAMEQTTDRKLKEMRYAISIEKQYAKDDILLGYLNIALFGRKIYGIQSAAHYYYNKDAKDLSLAESASLVAIVNNPAKLQIDVEENIPANTERRDKILNSMLTRGKITQAQFDEAIATPVTPDITPREAGCFLAEKNYGLGHFCDYVQRYIKQDASFGDNPTDREFNFSRGGYSIMTTIDLDMQAAGLDAMHNTVPAMTEGIDVGAATSSVEVGTGRVFAMMQNKPYSNEQAFLDDNPSYTGINYNTDFEYGGSNGFQVASTFKAITLAEWIRTGHSVRDVVNVNSRTVEESSFAASCMPDGRYGFGSFSFTNDNEGTRGNQPVLTAIGNSVNGGLVSMQQKMDLCETFDTAKKLGIHRASVQTNPDVANYGTTDLTMVPSNVYGGIDEIAPITMATAYGAFAGDGTVCTPVPIDSIVDTDGKEVPFTKSKCTEGVSPEVAAGVAYALQYAVTNGLAKHAGSAYGVPHLAKTGTSDDVIDNWTVGASTKVATATWVGNAGPVQFADGSWGRVSTQHIGNLMYADQTLWPAVMNVADAKYGGDAFPEPSAASVKVTLVPVPEVKGKSFEEATKLLTSAGFNVSDGGEVDSSAPKDTAAGTSPGAGEQVGLGSGISLQRSNGKGGTIPDGLTGQSGNDARSALRDAGFNNIDFSCEAKGKTNPGSQRVVSVSPESGSEANMDSTVTVTLDCGKKSKDD; from the coding sequence ATGACCCGTCAGACATCCTCGTCTTCACGTGTGCGTACAGTGAAGCCTCGCACCGCTGGTGGAGCCCTCGGTGGCATTATTGGAGCTCTCGCGATGAGTCTCATCGCCGGTGTTCTTGTCACCGCAGCTGTCACCCCAGTTGTAGCTATCAGCGGCATTTCAGCGGGCAGCGCGATCGACATTTTCGAGAAGCTGCCCAACCACCTGAACCCCAGCCGCCTCGCTGAACCCTCGACGCTCTACGCGACAAGCGCCGATGGCCAGCAGCTCAAGCTGGCCGAGTTCTACGACCAAGACCGTGAAACCGTGCAGTGGGATGACATTCCCCAGTTCGTCAAGGACGCCACCGTCGCAGAGGAAGACCCGCGCTTCTACACGCACGGCGGTGTTGACGTGCTCGCGACCGCACGCGCAGTGCTGCAGAACGCGGCCGGGCAGAACCTGTCGGGCGCTTCGACGGTCACGATGCAGTACGTGCGTAACGTACTCATTCAGGAGTCCATCGCGATCCCTGACCCTGAAGAGCAGACCGCGGCCTATAAGAAGGCCATGGAGCAGACCACCGACCGCAAGCTCAAAGAGATGCGGTACGCGATCAGTATTGAGAAGCAGTACGCCAAGGATGACATCCTGCTCGGGTACCTCAATATTGCGCTCTTCGGTCGCAAGATTTACGGCATCCAGTCTGCCGCGCACTACTACTACAACAAAGACGCGAAAGACCTGTCGCTGGCCGAGTCGGCCAGCCTCGTGGCGATTGTGAATAACCCGGCCAAGCTGCAGATTGACGTCGAGGAGAACATCCCGGCGAACACTGAGCGCCGCGACAAGATCCTCAACAGCATGCTGACCCGTGGCAAGATCACGCAGGCGCAGTTTGACGAGGCCATCGCCACACCGGTGACGCCTGATATTACACCGCGCGAAGCTGGCTGCTTCCTCGCCGAGAAGAACTACGGCCTGGGCCACTTCTGCGATTACGTGCAGCGCTACATCAAGCAGGATGCCTCGTTTGGTGATAACCCCACCGACCGCGAATTCAACTTCAGCCGTGGCGGGTACTCGATCATGACCACGATCGATCTCGACATGCAGGCCGCTGGCCTCGACGCCATGCACAACACGGTGCCTGCCATGACCGAGGGCATCGACGTGGGCGCGGCAACTTCGAGTGTTGAGGTGGGCACCGGGCGTGTGTTCGCAATGATGCAGAACAAGCCGTACAGCAACGAACAAGCGTTCCTTGACGATAACCCCAGTTACACCGGCATCAACTACAACACCGACTTTGAGTACGGTGGCTCGAACGGGTTCCAGGTCGCTTCAACGTTTAAGGCCATTACCCTGGCCGAGTGGATTCGCACCGGTCACTCGGTGCGCGATGTCGTCAACGTGAACTCTCGCACCGTTGAGGAGAGCTCGTTTGCAGCCTCCTGTATGCCCGATGGCCGATACGGCTTTGGCTCGTTCTCGTTCACCAACGATAACGAGGGCACGCGCGGCAACCAGCCCGTGCTCACGGCAATCGGAAACTCCGTGAACGGCGGCCTTGTGTCGATGCAGCAGAAGATGGACCTCTGCGAAACGTTCGACACCGCCAAGAAGTTGGGCATCCACCGCGCGTCGGTGCAGACCAACCCCGACGTCGCCAACTACGGCACAACCGATCTCACGATGGTGCCGTCGAACGTCTACGGCGGTATTGACGAGATCGCGCCCATCACCATGGCCACCGCCTATGGTGCATTTGCCGGCGACGGCACCGTCTGCACCCCCGTGCCGATCGACAGCATTGTCGACACCGACGGTAAGGAAGTACCGTTCACCAAGTCGAAGTGCACCGAGGGCGTCTCCCCCGAGGTCGCCGCGGGTGTGGCTTATGCGCTGCAGTATGCTGTCACGAACGGCCTCGCCAAGCACGCGGGTTCTGCCTACGGTGTGCCTCACCTCGCCAAGACCGGTACGTCTGATGACGTGATCGATAACTGGACCGTGGGCGCAAGCACCAAGGTTGCGACCGCCACATGGGTGGGCAACGCTGGCCCGGTACAGTTCGCCGACGGCTCCTGGGGCCGCGTCTCGACGCAGCACATCGGCAACCTGATGTACGCCGACCAGACGCTGTGGCCGGCCGTCATGAACGTTGCTGACGCCAAGTATGGCGGCGACGCGTTCCCCGAGCCTTCAGCGGCTTCGGTAAAGGTTACCCTCGTGCCGGTGCCCGAGGTGAAGGGTAAGTCGTTCGAGGAGGCCACGAAGCTGCTCACCAGCGCGGGCTTCAACGTCTCAGACGGTGGCGAAGTTGATTCGTCGGCCCCCAAGGACACCGCGGCGGGCACCAGCCCCGGCGCTGGTGAACAGGTCGGCCTTGGCTCGGGCATTTCGCTCCAGCGAAGCAACGGCAAGGGCGGCACTATTCCCGATGGGCTGACCGGTCAGTCGGGCAACGACGCGAGGTCGGCGCTGCGCGATGCCGGATTCAACAACATTGACTTCAGCTGTGAAGCGAAGGGCAAGACGAACCCCGGCTCACAGCGCGTCGTTTCGGTCTCACCCGAGAGCGGCTCTGAAGCCAACATGGATAGCACCGTGACCGTCACGCTCGACTGTGGCAAGAAGTCGAAGGACGACTAG
- a CDS encoding DUF4177 domain-containing protein, which produces MSDTSETPKWEYFVTPLLLHNEAQILNNWGAKGWELVQIIEGPAGGNVAYLKRKA; this is translated from the coding sequence GTGAGCGATACCAGCGAAACCCCCAAATGGGAATACTTTGTCACCCCGCTTCTTCTGCACAATGAAGCCCAGATCTTGAACAACTGGGGCGCCAAAGGGTGGGAACTCGTGCAGATCATCGAAGGACCTGCCGGTGGCAATGTTGCGTATCTGAAGAGGAAGGCCTGA
- a CDS encoding RidA family protein, translated as MSSVIDERIAELGYVVPEVAAPVAAYVPAVREGNYVYTSGQLPFVDGKLPATGKVGVGEGLVSPEDAEEMARLCALNGLAAARGLLGSLERITQVVKVTAFVASDPSFTGQPAVANGASVFLGRVFGDLGIHVRSAVGVAVLPLDAPVEIEFMFRVAD; from the coding sequence ATGTCGTCTGTGATTGATGAGCGGATCGCCGAGCTGGGGTACGTCGTACCCGAGGTTGCGGCTCCCGTTGCGGCGTATGTCCCCGCGGTACGCGAGGGAAACTACGTCTACACCAGCGGCCAGTTGCCGTTTGTGGACGGCAAGCTGCCCGCTACGGGCAAGGTCGGCGTAGGTGAGGGACTCGTCTCTCCCGAAGACGCCGAAGAAATGGCGCGACTGTGCGCACTCAACGGACTGGCTGCCGCTCGTGGGCTGCTCGGTTCGCTCGAGCGCATCACCCAGGTGGTGAAGGTGACGGCGTTTGTGGCCTCTGACCCTTCGTTCACCGGCCAGCCCGCCGTCGCCAATGGAGCATCGGTGTTCTTGGGTCGCGTGTTCGGTGACCTCGGTATCCACGTGCGTTCGGCTGTGGGCGTGGCAGTGTTGCCGCTCGACGCTCCCGTCGAGATCGAGTTCATGTTCCGCGTCGCTGACTAA
- the acs gene encoding acetate--CoA ligase translates to MTEQNGTIESHPVHHGEVAETYPPNAEFKAQARVNDPSVYWRAAQDPEGYWADEATNLQWTKPFTEILDWSNPPFAKWFADGELNVSVNCLDRHVAAGLGDRVAIHFEGEPGDARSITYAELTHEVKRAANMLTSLGVTAGDRVALYMPMIPETVISMLAVARLGAAHSVVFGGFSAESLRARIDDAEAELVITADGGYRKSRVSALKPTVDDALALHGGGSTVQKVLVVERTKNDVTMEPGRDLWWHEEITAYDGDHEAQGFPAENPLFILYTSGTTGKPKGILHTSGGYLTQVSTTHRNVFDLKPETDVYWCTADIGWITGHSYVVYGPLANGATQVIYEGTPETPTWGRWWEIIQKYGVSIFYTAPTAIRSFMKIGRQVPEQYDLSSIRVLGSVGEPINPEAWRWYREVIGAGSAPIVDTWWQTETGAMMIAPLPGLTHLKPGSAQAPLPGISATVADDDGNPVSNGQGGLLVVQRPWPAMVRTIWGDDERFKETYWEKFGDRYFAGDGARLDEDGDLWLLGRVDDVMNVSGHRLSTAEIESALIENHAVAESAVVGADDPTTGQAVVAFCVLKESYLTDHVNTEGLDQELRVFVGKQIGAIARPRNVYIVAELPKTRSGKIMRRLLKDIAEGKEIGDTSTLADTMVMSTIQDQVIGKK, encoded by the coding sequence ATGACTGAGCAAAACGGCACCATTGAAAGCCACCCCGTGCACCACGGTGAGGTAGCAGAAACCTACCCGCCGAACGCGGAGTTCAAAGCGCAGGCCAGGGTTAATGACCCTTCGGTGTACTGGCGCGCGGCCCAAGATCCCGAGGGGTACTGGGCCGATGAAGCAACCAACCTGCAGTGGACAAAACCATTCACTGAAATTCTTGACTGGTCGAACCCGCCGTTCGCGAAGTGGTTTGCCGACGGCGAACTCAACGTTTCGGTGAACTGTCTCGACCGGCACGTCGCCGCGGGGCTGGGCGATCGCGTAGCGATCCACTTTGAGGGCGAGCCCGGCGACGCACGCTCCATCACCTACGCCGAACTCACCCACGAGGTGAAGCGGGCCGCCAATATGCTGACGAGCCTGGGCGTGACGGCGGGCGACCGTGTCGCCCTGTACATGCCGATGATTCCTGAGACCGTCATCTCGATGCTCGCGGTGGCCAGGCTGGGTGCCGCGCACTCGGTCGTGTTTGGCGGGTTCAGTGCTGAGAGCCTGCGCGCACGCATCGACGATGCCGAGGCCGAGCTCGTCATCACCGCCGACGGCGGCTACCGCAAGAGTCGGGTATCGGCGCTGAAGCCCACCGTCGATGACGCGCTCGCGCTGCACGGCGGCGGCAGCACGGTGCAGAAGGTGCTCGTGGTCGAGCGCACCAAGAACGACGTCACAATGGAGCCGGGCCGCGACCTGTGGTGGCACGAAGAGATCACGGCATACGACGGCGATCACGAGGCCCAGGGCTTCCCCGCCGAGAACCCGCTGTTCATCCTGTACACCTCGGGCACCACCGGCAAGCCCAAGGGCATCCTGCACACCTCGGGCGGCTACCTGACCCAGGTCTCGACGACGCACCGCAACGTCTTCGACCTCAAACCCGAGACCGACGTCTACTGGTGCACCGCCGATATCGGGTGGATCACCGGCCACAGCTACGTCGTGTACGGCCCCCTCGCCAACGGCGCCACCCAGGTGATCTACGAGGGCACCCCCGAGACCCCCACCTGGGGCCGCTGGTGGGAAATCATTCAGAAGTACGGCGTCTCGATTTTCTACACGGCTCCCACCGCGATCCGGTCCTTCATGAAGATCGGCCGCCAGGTACCCGAGCAGTACGACCTCTCGAGCATTCGCGTGCTGGGTTCTGTGGGCGAACCGATCAACCCCGAGGCATGGCGGTGGTACCGCGAGGTCATCGGCGCCGGATCAGCTCCCATTGTCGATACCTGGTGGCAGACCGAAACTGGGGCGATGATGATCGCCCCGCTGCCCGGGCTCACGCACCTCAAGCCTGGCAGCGCCCAGGCACCGTTGCCCGGCATCTCGGCGACTGTCGCCGATGATGATGGCAACCCGGTGAGCAATGGCCAGGGCGGCCTGCTCGTCGTGCAGCGCCCGTGGCCCGCCATGGTGCGCACCATCTGGGGTGACGATGAGCGGTTCAAGGAAACCTACTGGGAGAAGTTCGGTGACCGTTACTTCGCCGGTGACGGTGCCCGCCTCGACGAGGACGGTGATCTGTGGCTGCTCGGCCGCGTTGACGACGTGATGAACGTCTCGGGCCACCGCCTGTCAACCGCCGAGATTGAATCGGCGCTCATTGAAAACCACGCCGTCGCCGAATCTGCCGTCGTGGGTGCTGACGATCCGACCACGGGACAAGCCGTCGTCGCTTTCTGTGTTTTGAAGGAGAGCTACCTCACCGACCACGTCAACACCGAGGGGCTCGATCAAGAGCTGCGCGTGTTCGTCGGCAAGCAGATCGGTGCCATCGCACGCCCCCGCAATGTGTACATTGTGGCCGAACTGCCCAAGACGCGCTCGGGCAAGATCATGCGCCGGCTGCTGAAGGACATCGCCGAGGGCAAGGAGATCGGTGACACTTCGACGCTGGCCGACACCATGGTGATGTCGACCATTCAAGATCAGGTCATCGGTAAGAAGTAA
- a CDS encoding CpaF family protein — protein sequence MTAPDEAATASTVGPVPTRSAALGLAARRAFGGLLSLLDDPEVRDILVHTRAGAGELWLDRGARLERVTGWEASAEAVRGLATALIAAGGRHLDELQPCADVRLGDGIRVHAVLPPVSVAGAAVSIRVPGIFAPDFSQLVRRGLCSEPTAWRLAQLVETRRNFLVTGGTASGKTTLLTALLGRCDPGERIVTIEDVAEIRLQHDHVIALEARPMSAEGVGEVTVERLLREALRMRPDRIVLGECRGAEIVTLLTALNTGHDGGAGTLHASSLADVPARLEALGSLAGLDPGALGRQAASALHAIVQVERGPLGHRISAIGELRLGAGGVLEVTEVQ from the coding sequence ATGACCGCCCCTGATGAGGCCGCGACGGCATCGACCGTGGGCCCGGTGCCGACCCGTAGCGCGGCACTCGGGCTTGCCGCCCGGCGCGCGTTTGGAGGCCTGCTTTCGTTGTTGGACGACCCCGAAGTGCGCGACATTTTGGTGCACACCAGGGCGGGTGCGGGCGAGCTGTGGCTCGACCGCGGGGCGCGACTTGAACGCGTGACCGGGTGGGAAGCGAGCGCCGAAGCCGTGCGTGGGTTAGCGACGGCATTGATCGCCGCGGGCGGCAGGCACCTTGACGAACTACAACCTTGCGCCGATGTGCGGTTGGGCGACGGGATTCGCGTACACGCCGTGTTGCCCCCGGTGAGCGTTGCGGGCGCGGCGGTTTCGATTCGGGTGCCCGGTATCTTCGCCCCCGACTTTTCGCAGCTGGTGCGCCGGGGGCTGTGCAGCGAGCCCACTGCCTGGCGGCTCGCGCAACTCGTGGAAACTCGCCGCAACTTTCTGGTCACCGGTGGCACCGCGAGTGGCAAGACAACGCTGTTGACGGCCCTGCTCGGGCGCTGTGACCCGGGGGAACGCATCGTCACCATCGAAGACGTCGCCGAAATACGGTTGCAGCACGACCACGTGATCGCGCTTGAAGCGCGGCCTATGAGCGCCGAGGGCGTGGGGGAGGTCACCGTCGAACGGCTGCTGCGCGAGGCCCTGCGCATGCGCCCCGACCGCATCGTGCTGGGGGAGTGCCGCGGGGCCGAGATCGTGACACTGCTCACCGCACTCAATACCGGGCACGACGGGGGAGCCGGCACGCTGCACGCCTCAAGCCTTGCTGACGTACCCGCACGCCTTGAAGCTTTGGGATCGCTCGCGGGGCTTGACCCGGGCGCGCTCGGCCGGCAGGCAGCGTCGGCGCTGCACGCGATTGTGCAGGTGGAACGGGGGCCACTTGGCCACCGTATCTCTGCAATTGGTGAACTGCGGCTCGGCGCGGGCGGGGTACTCGAAGTCACCGAGGTGCAGTGA